The Pseudophaeobacter arcticus DSM 23566 genome includes a region encoding these proteins:
- a CDS encoding VOC family protein, whose amino-acid sequence MHLDHITIRTRDLPGTRAFLLKVFDELQERARPEAIHRIPGHWLYAGDKPIIHLIGARGYGTDTAAEAYDHVGIHLDDYKGFRAKLEALDIRYSTMDLEELDERRLFFRTPSGPLIEAVFHDPMPQREETLQ is encoded by the coding sequence ATGCATCTCGACCACATCACCATCCGTACACGCGATTTGCCTGGGACACGGGCATTCTTGCTTAAGGTCTTTGATGAGTTGCAAGAGCGCGCAAGGCCCGAGGCGATCCACCGTATTCCGGGTCACTGGCTCTATGCTGGTGACAAGCCAATCATCCATCTGATCGGCGCGCGAGGCTACGGCACGGATACCGCCGCCGAAGCCTACGATCATGTGGGCATCCACCTTGATGACTACAAAGGCTTTCGCGCCAAGCTCGAAGCTCTGGATATCCGCTATTCAACGATGGACCTGGAAGAGCTGGATGAGCGGAGACTGTTTTTCCGCACACCTTCCGGTCCGCTCATCGAAGCTGTTTTCCATGACCCGATGCCTCAGCGAGAGGAGACACTCCAATGA
- a CDS encoding tyrosine-type recombinase/integrase produces MLYTGAARVDAVQLGPENLRGDRIEYRRQKTSRSGGIKVNIPLHADLAEVLDALPEAGSFLATSNGKTRSAAGLGNAMRDWCNEAGLPKCSSHGLRKACARRLAEAQATTHEIASVTGYKTLALVQLYTEAAGCEELANFAMEKLIARPNGNKNVTNRAGKFAKSADKYVKGQE; encoded by the coding sequence ATGCTCTACACTGGTGCGGCCCGCGTGGATGCCGTGCAACTTGGTCCTGAAAACTTGCGGGGTGACCGAATTGAATATCGCCGCCAGAAAACATCCCGTTCGGGTGGTATCAAGGTAAACATCCCCCTTCACGCCGATCTGGCAGAAGTCTTGGATGCATTGCCGGAGGCCGGGTCCTTTCTGGCAACAAGCAATGGCAAAACACGCTCTGCGGCTGGATTGGGCAATGCGATGCGGGACTGGTGCAATGAAGCAGGCCTGCCCAAATGCAGCTCACATGGCTTGCGTAAAGCCTGTGCCCGCAGATTGGCAGAGGCCCAAGCCACCACGCATGAAATCGCATCTGTAACCGGCTACAAAACACTGGCTTTGGTGCAGCTCTATACCGAAGCAGCCGGTTGCGAAGAATTGGCAAATTTTGCAATGGAAAAGCTGATTGCCCGCCCAAACGGAAATAAAAACGTGACGAACCGAGCAGGAAAGTTCGCCAAGAGCGCTGATAAGTATGTGAAAGGACAGGAATAA
- a CDS encoding alkene reductase produces MTLFNPVSIGAINLPNRVIMAPMTRSRSTQPGDVPNAMIAEYYAQRASAGMIITEATQITPEGKGYSFTPGIHSEAQITGWKHVTDAVHAKGGRIVLQLWHVGRMSHPMFHADGKPVAPSAIAPDATVWIVDPETGEGGMVECPVPRALETDEIARVVEDYRLAARNAKAAGFDSVEIHAANGYLIDEFLRSTSNHRADAYGGSVENRIRFAVAVAEAVTSQMGADRTGIRFSPFITQRGMDDPDAPQTILTLAKKLDQIGLAYIHLAEADWDDAPETPEWFRKELRKAYSGSIIVAGGYTPDMADAVIGSGYVDAVAFGRPFIANPDLPDRLAENLPLSPFDSDTLFGGDAQGYTTYGVSA; encoded by the coding sequence ATGACACTCTTCAACCCCGTATCCATCGGCGCGATCAATCTGCCCAACAGGGTGATTATGGCCCCGATGACCCGCTCACGGTCGACCCAACCAGGCGATGTGCCGAACGCCATGATAGCAGAGTACTACGCACAACGCGCCAGCGCTGGCATGATCATCACGGAAGCCACGCAAATCACACCGGAAGGCAAGGGGTACTCCTTCACGCCGGGCATCCATTCCGAGGCACAGATTACCGGATGGAAACATGTGACCGACGCAGTTCATGCCAAAGGCGGGCGCATCGTATTGCAACTCTGGCATGTCGGACGAATGAGCCATCCGATGTTCCACGCAGATGGCAAGCCTGTTGCACCATCTGCCATTGCCCCGGATGCGACCGTCTGGATAGTGGATCCCGAGACCGGCGAAGGCGGCATGGTTGAATGCCCTGTTCCGCGCGCGCTTGAAACAGATGAGATCGCCCGCGTTGTCGAGGACTACCGCCTCGCGGCCCGCAACGCCAAGGCCGCCGGTTTCGATAGTGTCGAGATTCACGCAGCCAATGGATACCTCATCGACGAGTTCCTGCGCAGCACATCCAACCATCGCGCGGACGCCTATGGTGGTTCAGTGGAAAACCGCATCCGTTTTGCGGTGGCTGTTGCCGAAGCAGTTACATCGCAGATGGGTGCAGACCGGACGGGCATTCGTTTCTCTCCCTTTATCACGCAGCGCGGGATGGATGATCCAGATGCGCCGCAGACCATCCTGACCCTGGCAAAAAAGCTGGACCAGATCGGATTGGCCTACATCCACCTGGCCGAAGCCGATTGGGACGATGCGCCGGAGACGCCGGAATGGTTCCGCAAAGAGTTACGCAAAGCCTATTCAGGGTCGATCATCGTCGCAGGTGGTTACACGCCGGACATGGCCGACGCTGTTATCGGCAGCGGCTATGTCGATGCTGTGGCCTTTGGACGCCCGTTCATCGCCAACCCAGATTTGCCAGACCGCTTGGCTGAAAACCTGCCGCTGTCTCCCTTTGATAGCGACACGCTCTTCGGCGGCGATGCGCAGGGTTACACCACCTATGGGGTTTCAGCATGA
- a CDS encoding cupin domain-containing protein, which yields MTAPLTNLEITEGRANHRIGTALVAEADGMRIWHLRVPPGETHPPHRHDHPYFWTVLTDGTARSRSDDGRVVDMTYTNGQTQHFPDLSPDNAFVHDLINTGETELVFVTVEFTKQGEDL from the coding sequence ATGACCGCCCCGCTCACAAATCTCGAGATCACCGAAGGCCGGGCGAATCATCGGATCGGCACTGCGCTTGTCGCTGAAGCAGACGGAATGCGCATCTGGCACCTCCGGGTGCCGCCGGGCGAAACCCATCCTCCCCATCGTCACGACCACCCCTATTTCTGGACAGTGCTGACCGATGGCACGGCGCGATCCCGCTCGGATGACGGTCGCGTGGTCGATATGACCTACACCAACGGCCAGACGCAGCATTTCCCTGACCTGTCACCCGACAATGCCTTTGTCCACGACCTGATCAACACCGGCGAGACGGAACTTGTCTTCGTCACCGTCGAATTTACCAAACAAGGAGAAGACCTATGA
- a CDS encoding SAM-dependent methyltransferase, whose amino-acid sequence MTLTHKTMKSQFLETCAQLREGRLTLRTPDGERYQFGDHGPEAEMHIRDWAAVSAMAAHGQVGLGEAYVQGLWDTPSIEGLTSLAMLNREHLGSYEQASLFNRVKFQFVDRVLRANSKRGSRKNIRAHYDVGNEFYQLWLDEGMTYSSGIFGTTGDDLSQAQSRKNERVLSHLNDGERVLEIGCGWGGFAEQASAEGRAVTGVTISRNQHSYANCRLDGRADIQLRDYRDVQGKFDNIVSIEMIEAVGEKYWPSYFAALKQNLSAGGRVMLQAITVPDSFFETYRTSSDYIRQYVFPGGMLLSDQIIAAQAKAAGLQVKNSFAFGQDYGKTCRIWAQRLVAQKRKIKEQGHDEGFFRNWQYYLEICAASFAIGHTNVVQVELTHA is encoded by the coding sequence ATGACATTGACCCACAAAACGATGAAATCGCAATTCCTGGAAACCTGCGCGCAACTGCGTGAAGGGCGGCTGACACTGCGCACACCTGATGGAGAACGCTATCAGTTTGGTGATCACGGACCAGAGGCCGAAATGCATATCCGCGATTGGGCAGCGGTTTCGGCAATGGCGGCCCATGGACAGGTCGGATTGGGCGAGGCCTATGTTCAGGGGCTTTGGGACACGCCCTCAATTGAGGGTCTGACCTCGCTTGCCATGCTGAACCGCGAACACCTGGGCAGTTATGAACAGGCCAGCCTCTTTAACCGCGTAAAGTTCCAATTTGTTGATCGCGTGTTACGCGCCAATTCCAAACGGGGCTCACGCAAGAATATCCGTGCCCACTACGATGTTGGTAACGAGTTCTACCAACTGTGGCTCGACGAAGGCATGACCTATTCCTCAGGTATTTTTGGCACAACTGGCGATGATCTTTCCCAGGCACAATCGCGCAAAAACGAACGGGTTTTGTCCCATCTCAACGACGGTGAGCGGGTGCTGGAAATCGGCTGTGGTTGGGGCGGGTTTGCCGAACAGGCCAGCGCCGAAGGGCGCGCGGTGACAGGTGTCACCATTTCACGCAATCAGCACAGCTATGCCAATTGCCGTCTTGATGGCCGCGCGGACATTCAGCTGCGGGACTACCGCGATGTGCAGGGGAAATTCGACAATATCGTCTCTATCGAGATGATCGAAGCTGTAGGTGAAAAATACTGGCCCAGCTATTTTGCGGCTCTGAAACAAAACCTGTCGGCAGGTGGCCGCGTCATGTTGCAGGCCATAACTGTCCCGGATTCGTTTTTTGAGACTTACCGCACCTCCTCCGACTACATTCGCCAGTATGTTTTCCCTGGCGGCATGCTGCTGTCAGACCAGATTATCGCAGCCCAGGCCAAGGCGGCTGGCCTGCAGGTGAAAAACAGTTTTGCCTTTGGTCAGGACTACGGCAAAACCTGCCGGATCTGGGCCCAGCGTCTGGTCGCGCAGAAACGCAAAATCAAAGAACAGGGGCACGACGAAGGATTTTTCCGCAACTGGCAGTACTACCTTGAAATCTGCGCGGCATCCTTTGCGATTGGGCACACAAATGTCGTGCAGGTCGAACTGACCCATGCCTAG
- a CDS encoding SDR family oxidoreductase — protein MTFTKETKTIVIGGTSGIGKAVATALANRDGTIEVASRSTGLDVKDEAAIADYFDAQGPVDHVVFTAGSSAPGGAVTDVSFDTAKQAFDTKFWGAVAVAKAAARHIKPGGTITLTSGFLARRTVPGTYVKTAINTALEAVAKILAKELAPIRVNVVSPGLTDTEAYAGMTIEARLAMLNNAAKSLPAGKVGCAHDLAAGYLFAIDNPFVTGAVIDIDGGALIN, from the coding sequence ATGACTTTTACCAAGGAAACCAAAACCATTGTGATCGGGGGTACATCCGGGATCGGCAAAGCCGTTGCAACTGCGCTTGCAAACCGCGACGGAACTATTGAAGTGGCAAGCCGGTCCACTGGCCTTGATGTGAAAGATGAAGCTGCGATTGCAGATTACTTCGATGCGCAAGGTCCGGTCGATCATGTCGTTTTCACCGCAGGGTCATCAGCACCGGGCGGTGCGGTCACCGACGTGTCGTTTGATACTGCGAAGCAAGCCTTTGACACAAAGTTCTGGGGTGCGGTCGCGGTTGCCAAAGCAGCGGCGCGCCACATCAAACCCGGCGGAACAATCACGCTGACCTCCGGGTTCCTCGCCCGGCGCACGGTGCCCGGCACCTACGTCAAAACTGCAATTAATACGGCCCTTGAGGCCGTGGCCAAAATTCTGGCCAAAGAGCTGGCCCCGATCCGCGTCAATGTCGTCAGCCCCGGCCTGACCGATACCGAAGCCTATGCCGGTATGACGATCGAGGCGCGATTGGCGATGCTCAATAACGCAGCGAAATCGCTGCCTGCGGGCAAGGTCGGCTGTGCCCATGATCTGGCCGCTGGCTACCTCTTCGCAATCGACAACCCCTTCGTCACCGGTGCCGTCATCGACATCGACGGTGGCGCATTGATCAACTGA
- a CDS encoding NAD(P)/FAD-dependent oxidoreductase, with amino-acid sequence MLDQTQGPRRKIAIIGGGISGLSAAYYLSARHDVTLYEAAPRLGGHARTVLAGKNGDQPVDTGFIVFNYATYPYLTRLFRELDVPVIKSEMSFCASIDDGSIEYGLNSFAAITAQKQNLIRPQFYKMVLDILRFGKEAEAAATDDSKTIGELVDELGLGRWFRDHYLMPMCGAIWSTPVTDVDAFPAKSLVEFFRNHALLAGAGQHQWWTVKGGSIEYVRRLEAALLARGCTIHVKTPAEQVTRDARGVTLKTPGQDSQRFDEVVFACHSDQALNILGQTATAAERAALGAIRYQSNTAVLHCDHGQMPKRRSCWSSWAYRSQDGGVGVTYWMNRLQNIPESDPLFVTLNPTRPIAAEKIYDKVAFAHPVFDQAALQAQRDLRTLQGQNNSWFVGAYNRHGFHEDGIASAMRIVRMMNSPAPLLNKGTQHDIDPQNDEIAIPGNLRATA; translated from the coding sequence ATGCTGGATCAAACCCAAGGCCCGCGCCGCAAGATCGCGATCATCGGAGGTGGCATTTCCGGACTGTCTGCAGCCTACTACCTGTCTGCAAGGCATGACGTGACCCTATATGAGGCGGCGCCGCGTTTGGGAGGGCATGCGCGCACGGTTCTGGCCGGAAAAAATGGCGATCAACCGGTCGATACGGGGTTTATCGTCTTCAACTACGCCACATACCCCTATCTGACCCGTCTCTTTCGCGAGCTCGACGTGCCGGTGATCAAAAGCGAAATGAGCTTTTGCGCCAGTATTGACGATGGCAGCATCGAATATGGGCTCAACAGCTTTGCAGCGATCACGGCACAAAAACAAAACCTGATCCGGCCACAGTTTTACAAGATGGTTTTGGATATCCTGCGGTTTGGCAAAGAGGCCGAAGCGGCAGCGACCGATGACAGCAAAACCATCGGTGAGCTGGTCGATGAACTAGGGCTGGGGCGCTGGTTCCGGGATCACTACCTCATGCCCATGTGTGGCGCGATCTGGTCCACTCCGGTGACCGATGTGGATGCCTTTCCGGCAAAATCCCTGGTCGAATTTTTCCGCAACCACGCCCTGTTGGCCGGGGCCGGTCAACACCAGTGGTGGACGGTCAAAGGCGGCAGCATCGAATATGTGCGCCGACTTGAGGCGGCCCTGTTGGCACGCGGCTGCACAATTCACGTGAAGACACCAGCCGAGCAGGTCACGCGGGATGCACGTGGCGTAACCCTAAAGACACCCGGCCAGGACAGCCAGCGCTTTGATGAGGTGGTCTTTGCCTGCCATTCGGATCAGGCCCTGAATATCCTTGGTCAGACTGCCACAGCTGCTGAAAGAGCCGCCCTGGGCGCGATCCGCTACCAATCTAATACCGCTGTTCTACATTGTGACCATGGGCAAATGCCCAAACGGCGCAGCTGCTGGTCCAGCTGGGCTTATCGCAGCCAAGATGGGGGTGTTGGTGTGACCTACTGGATGAACCGCTTGCAAAATATTCCCGAAAGCGATCCGCTGTTTGTGACCTTGAATCCAACCCGTCCCATTGCTGCGGAAAAGATTTACGATAAAGTTGCGTTTGCGCATCCTGTCTTTGACCAGGCTGCCCTGCAGGCGCAACGCGACCTGCGCACCCTGCAGGGCCAGAACAACAGCTGGTTCGTTGGCGCATACAACCGCCACGGCTTTCACGAAGATGGCATCGCCAGCGCCATGCGCATCGTTCGTATGATGAATTCGCCCGCTCCACTGCTTAACAAAGGAACTCAGCATGACATTGACCCACAAAACGATGAAATCGCAATTCCTGGAAACCTGCGCGCAACTGCGTGA
- a CDS encoding LysR family transcriptional regulator — MLIENLKLFLLIVEKGGLAAAGREVGLSPATVTERLAALEAHYGARLLTRTTRSISLTDEGRELVTGARRILAETEETEARIRLGVEKISGTIHISAPSDLGRNQIAPLLDRFIEENPEIAIDLTLSDGYVDLAGLGIDLALRFGELSDSTMKSRKLGTNRRIVCAAPDYLKRNGTPMHPDDLGHHNCLIMRFGANTDQDWSFAIDGQMKTQRVFGNRIANDGGLIRWWCLSGDGIARKSEWDIRADLATGDLVEVLEAFASEPSALNMVYPAGAVQPRRVRALMEFLVARLE; from the coding sequence ATGCTGATTGAAAATCTCAAGCTGTTCCTGCTGATAGTGGAAAAAGGCGGGCTTGCGGCTGCGGGTCGTGAGGTTGGATTGTCGCCCGCAACGGTCACAGAGCGGCTCGCTGCACTCGAAGCTCATTACGGAGCGCGCCTGCTGACAAGAACGACACGCTCGATCAGTTTGACAGACGAGGGCCGCGAGCTGGTCACAGGCGCGCGGCGCATATTGGCAGAGACGGAGGAAACAGAGGCAAGGATCAGGCTGGGTGTCGAAAAGATCTCGGGAACGATCCACATAAGTGCCCCCAGCGATCTGGGACGCAATCAGATCGCGCCGTTGCTGGACAGGTTCATCGAAGAGAACCCTGAAATCGCGATAGACCTGACACTCAGCGATGGTTATGTCGATTTGGCGGGGCTCGGTATCGATCTTGCGCTGCGCTTTGGCGAATTGTCCGACAGCACGATGAAGTCGCGCAAGCTCGGGACAAACCGTCGGATCGTCTGCGCAGCACCCGACTATCTGAAGCGCAACGGAACACCCATGCATCCCGATGATCTGGGTCACCACAACTGCCTGATCATGCGCTTTGGAGCCAATACTGATCAGGACTGGTCTTTTGCAATCGACGGGCAGATGAAAACGCAGCGGGTCTTTGGGAACCGTATTGCCAATGATGGGGGGCTCATTCGGTGGTGGTGTTTGTCTGGTGACGGAATTGCACGTAAATCCGAATGGGACATCCGTGCCGATCTGGCAACTGGTGATCTTGTCGAGGTTCTGGAGGCGTTTGCATCAGAACCGAGCGCGCTTAACATGGTTTATCCAGCAGGAGCGGTCCAGCCACGGCGCGTAAGAGCGCTGATGGAGTTTTTAGTGGCACGGTTGGAATAG
- a CDS encoding SDR family NAD(P)-dependent oxidoreductase — protein sequence MSPLEGKRYWVIGASEGLGREIAKGLVDAGAHVVLSARSGRGLQQLAWTLGAARPLVMDVTDAVSVADAVKNLGPIDGIVYNAGTYAPLRSQAWNSQAALDMLDVNFSGAVRVLGHILPEFVAKESGDITLIGSLAGYQGLPAAVGYGASKAALISLAETMRHDLRGSGVTVRIVNPGFIKTRLTDKNDFTMPQLMPAEVAAQHVLRAMQQRRFRTDFPRPFCWAIKALTLLPDWLVYRGK from the coding sequence ATGAGTCCGCTGGAGGGGAAGAGGTATTGGGTGATTGGCGCAAGCGAAGGGCTGGGCCGGGAGATTGCCAAAGGTCTGGTTGATGCCGGGGCGCATGTGGTTCTTTCCGCCAGATCAGGCCGAGGGTTGCAACAGCTCGCTTGGACTCTTGGAGCCGCAAGGCCGCTGGTGATGGACGTGACCGATGCGGTCTCAGTTGCGGATGCGGTGAAAAACCTCGGCCCGATTGACGGTATAGTCTACAACGCGGGCACCTATGCCCCCCTGCGCAGCCAGGCGTGGAATAGCCAAGCAGCCCTGGACATGCTGGATGTGAATTTTTCCGGAGCGGTGCGGGTTCTGGGTCATATCCTGCCTGAATTTGTCGCAAAGGAGAGCGGCGATATCACATTGATTGGATCGCTGGCCGGGTACCAGGGATTGCCCGCAGCAGTTGGTTATGGCGCAAGCAAAGCAGCGCTGATCAGCCTGGCAGAGACCATGCGCCACGATTTGAGAGGCAGCGGTGTGACTGTTCGGATCGTCAATCCCGGCTTTATAAAAACCCGTCTGACTGACAAGAACGATTTTACAATGCCGCAGCTGATGCCAGCAGAGGTGGCTGCGCAACATGTGCTTCGGGCGATGCAACAGCGGCGGTTTCGCACTGATTTTCCACGGCCCTTTTGCTGGGCAATCAAGGCTTTGACACTGCTGCCCGATTGGCTGGTCTATCGC
- a CDS encoding MFS transporter: MSLKSKMPLQVWILTLAAFAIGTAEFVIAGILTQVAESLNVSEGQAGHLITAYAMAIVIGGPILTLWLARYRKRVVLIGLMALFVVSNLITAFATDYMTLMISRVMAGLTQGPFYGIGAVVATRLVAKDMEGQAVGQMFAGLTLANVLGVPGGAWIGNMFGWNTTFIVVAILGAIAAAAIAVAVPPQGAEEPKSIRSQIGAFRNSQLLASLVITTLGWVGFMTFYGYIAPIAEQVAGFERSSLTWILVIIGLGLVLGNTLGGKTADKNLSASLIGWPAAMIASLIVVGLVASQPYLFVAAAFVFGVVSFANVPPMQMRVMKHGGEAPELAATANISAFNIANALGGIIGGAVVDSTLGAAYIPFAAIIVPAIGLVFIIWQERKPAPAPTNA, translated from the coding sequence ATGTCCCTCAAATCGAAAATGCCACTGCAAGTCTGGATATTGACGCTCGCAGCATTCGCCATCGGCACGGCAGAATTTGTCATTGCCGGGATTCTGACCCAAGTGGCCGAAAGCCTGAATGTCTCTGAAGGTCAGGCGGGCCACCTCATCACTGCCTACGCGATGGCTATCGTCATTGGTGGGCCGATCCTGACACTCTGGCTGGCACGCTATCGCAAGCGCGTTGTACTGATCGGTCTGATGGCGCTCTTCGTCGTCTCGAACCTGATCACAGCCTTTGCGACAGATTACATGACACTGATGATCAGCCGGGTCATGGCTGGTCTGACACAGGGGCCATTCTACGGCATCGGAGCCGTTGTTGCGACGCGGCTGGTTGCAAAGGACATGGAAGGCCAGGCGGTCGGCCAGATGTTCGCAGGCCTAACGCTGGCCAATGTACTGGGTGTTCCCGGTGGCGCGTGGATCGGCAATATGTTCGGCTGGAACACGACCTTCATCGTCGTCGCCATACTTGGTGCAATTGCTGCCGCAGCTATTGCAGTCGCTGTCCCGCCGCAAGGTGCTGAAGAGCCGAAATCCATCCGCTCGCAAATCGGCGCGTTCCGCAATTCGCAACTGCTGGCCAGTTTGGTCATCACAACGCTTGGCTGGGTCGGCTTCATGACCTTCTACGGCTACATCGCGCCAATCGCAGAGCAGGTTGCAGGCTTTGAACGGTCGTCCCTGACATGGATTCTGGTCATCATCGGGCTGGGTCTGGTTCTGGGCAACACGCTGGGTGGTAAGACTGCCGACAAGAACCTCAGCGCGTCCCTGATCGGCTGGCCTGCCGCAATGATCGCCTCCCTGATCGTGGTCGGTCTGGTGGCCTCGCAACCCTACCTGTTCGTTGCTGCGGCCTTCGTCTTTGGCGTCGTCTCTTTCGCCAACGTCCCGCCGATGCAGATGCGCGTTATGAAGCATGGCGGTGAAGCGCCTGAGCTTGCCGCGACGGCCAATATCTCGGCCTTCAATATCGCCAACGCCCTGGGCGGCATCATCGGTGGCGCGGTTGTCGATAGCACACTGGGGGCAGCCTACATCCCCTTCGCTGCGATCATCGTGCCTGCAATCGGCCTCGTCTTCATCATCTGGCAGGAGCGAAAACCCGCGCCCGCCCCCACCAACGCCTGA
- a CDS encoding DUF3833 domain-containing protein — MKLLVACLVILLVAMIAKTYLFSFRFQSPRDYAETGPQFDITTHLSGEILSEGLIFGPTGKMTNSFVARMVGSWDGNTGTLTEEFRYSNGTTQNRKWYLTLGPDNTFTGTADDLVGEAQGVVSGSTLRLSYEITLPAESGGHILQATDWMYLTADGAIMNKSEMRKFGLKVAELVATMRPN, encoded by the coding sequence ATGAAACTGCTTGTCGCCTGTCTTGTGATCCTTCTTGTGGCCATGATTGCCAAAACCTACCTGTTTAGTTTCCGGTTTCAATCCCCCCGGGATTACGCTGAAACCGGGCCGCAATTTGATATCACGACGCATCTGTCTGGCGAGATACTTTCGGAAGGGCTGATCTTTGGACCAACTGGAAAAATGACCAACAGCTTTGTTGCCAGGATGGTTGGCAGCTGGGACGGCAACACCGGCACATTGACCGAGGAATTCAGATATTCAAATGGCACAACTCAAAACCGGAAGTGGTATCTGACCCTCGGCCCAGACAATACCTTTACGGGCACGGCTGATGACCTGGTGGGAGAAGCGCAGGGCGTTGTGTCCGGATCGACCCTTCGCTTGAGCTATGAGATCACTCTTCCCGCAGAGTCAGGCGGGCACATCTTGCAGGCCACAGACTGGATGTATCTTACGGCAGATGGCGCGATCATGAACAAGTCAGAAATGCGCAAATTTGGCCTAAAGGTCGCGGAACTGGTCGCGACAATGCGGCCAAATTAG
- a CDS encoding DUF1365 domain-containing protein, with protein MIELVSAQTYHCRRGSVTNAFRYGVDYVLTDMTQAVAPLLSRNSFNLFSLHDHHHGGPRGQGQGVGWFRNELHQRGFPVEQAQLLLLTQPSFLWFHFNPVSFWIALVDGTPRAFIAEVNNTFGHRHCYFCAHSDFRAIARSDQIEAEKLMHVSPFQQVAGRYLFTFDMTDRAFNIRISYEHGDQGVLATLNGLRTPATPGALARVAIRRPLGAVRVVALIYWQALKLWLKGAPFLRKPKPPKPLVSDGKTSRFGS; from the coding sequence ATGATTGAACTTGTCTCCGCCCAAACCTATCACTGCCGCCGGGGCAGCGTGACCAACGCCTTTCGCTATGGGGTCGACTACGTGTTGACGGACATGACACAGGCTGTTGCGCCACTGTTGTCGCGCAACAGCTTCAATTTGTTCTCGCTACACGACCATCATCATGGTGGACCACGTGGACAGGGGCAGGGGGTGGGCTGGTTTCGCAACGAACTGCATCAGCGCGGCTTCCCGGTTGAACAGGCGCAACTCCTGCTTTTGACCCAGCCGAGCTTTTTGTGGTTTCATTTCAACCCTGTGAGCTTTTGGATTGCGCTAGTCGATGGCACGCCGCGCGCCTTCATTGCGGAGGTGAACAACACCTTTGGCCATCGCCATTGCTATTTTTGCGCCCATTCCGATTTTCGCGCCATCGCGCGATCAGACCAGATTGAGGCAGAAAAACTGATGCATGTGTCGCCGTTTCAGCAGGTCGCTGGCCGGTATCTCTTTACCTTTGATATGACGGATCGCGCCTTCAACATCCGCATTTCATATGAACATGGGGATCAGGGTGTTCTGGCTACCTTGAATGGATTGAGGACCCCGGCAACACCTGGGGCCTTGGCCAGGGTGGCCATCCGTCGTCCGTTGGGGGCGGTGCGCGTTGTGGCACTGATTTATTGGCAGGCCTTGAAGCTCTGGCTCAAGGGCGCACCGTTTTTGCGCAAACCCAAACCACCCAAGCCGCTGGTTTCCGACGGTAAGACGTCGCGTTTCGGATCATGA